A single Oryza brachyantha chromosome 8, ObraRS2, whole genome shotgun sequence DNA region contains:
- the LOC102705836 gene encoding probable LRR receptor-like serine/threonine-protein kinase At2g24230: MGRGGSERWVFLAVAAVAAWSAAAQEPNTDDYFVSRFFAKMGRAAPASGTAVCGWPGVRCDGEGRVVEFAAAGMGLEGAIPEDTVGKLARLRSLDLSGNRLAALPNDLWEVGASLLVLNLSRNAIRGDLPNNVVNFASLRVLDVSHNGFSGTLPPALGSLAALEVLNASHNQLQGRLPADFITGCTNLTSMDLSGNALDGDLPDLSPFRSLSYLNLSGNQLRGSLVGAFHEQLRVVDLSKNSLSGQNFSSGYRGSSLTYLDLSSNELVGEFTVANRFRNLKHLNLAFNQLSMANLLMSISGISGLESVNLSSTGLHGQIPRELSSQLVGLKVLDLSRNNISGFVPDLSALRLQVLDLSVNNLTGEIPVALVKKLVSMERFNFSYNNLTVCASELSPEAFAAAFARSRNDCPIAVNPDRIQRSGGKRKGMKLALAIVLSLFFSVFGLLCVAVACRRRRKRGDVLPAVKQVSFKEEPGISGPFAFQTDSTTWVADVKVATSVPVVIFEKPLLSFTFADLLAATSNFDRGTLLAEGRFGPVYRGFLPGGIQVAVKVLVHGSAMADQDAARELERLGRIKHSNLVPLTGYCLAGDQRIAIYEYMENGNLHNLLHDLPLGVQTTEDWSTDTWEDHNGNVATENITPEGTATWMFRHKIALGAARALAFLHHGCIPQIVHRDVKASSIYFDCAMEPRLSDFGLSMIAGTSTDDNLLHHSPGYAPPEFSDSENAMATAKSDVYSFGVVLFELVTGKKPLGDVYPDQKEASLVNWARAMVKANLGSSIIDPKIRDTGLERQMEEALRIAYLCTAELPSKRPAMQQIVGLLKDIEPKVAEQE, encoded by the coding sequence GGGCTGGAGGGCGCCATCCCGGAGGACACCGTCGGGAAGCTGGCGCGGCTGCGGTCGCTGGACCTCAGCGGcaaccgcctcgccgcgctcccCAACGACCTGTGGGAGGTGGGCGCGTCGCTGCTGGTGCTCAACCTCTCGCGCAACGCCATCCGCGGCGACCTCCCCAACAACGTCGTCAACTTCGCCAGCCTCCGGGTGCTCGACGTCTCCCACAACGGCTTCTCCGgcacgctgccgccggcgctcgGCTCCCTCGCCGCCCTGGAGGTGCTCAACGCCAGCCACAACCAGCTACAGGGCCGGCTCCCGGCCGATTTCATCACCGGCTGCACCAACCTCACGTCCATGGATCTCTCCGGCAATGCGCTGGACGGCGACTTGCCGGACCTCTCGCCGTTCCGGTCGCTGTCCTACCTCAACCTGTCCGGGAACCAGCTCCGGGGCTCCCTCGTCGGAGCGTTCCACGAGCAGCTGAGGGTGGTAGACCTCAGCAAGAACAGCTTGTCCGGACAAAATTTTAGCAGTGGATATAGGGGCTCATCTTTGACATACCTCGATTTATCCAGCAATGAGCTTGTTGGGGAATTCACTGTTGCCAACCGGTTTCGGAACCTGAAGCATTTGAATCTTGCATTCAACCAGTTGTCCATGGCAAATTTGCTCATGTCCATAAGTGGGATCTCTGGATTGGAGTCTGTCAATTTGTCAAGCACCGGGTTGCATGGGCAAATTCCTAGGGAGTTGTCTTCCCAATTGGTTGGATTGAAGGTGCTTGATTTGTCGCGGAATAATATCAGCGGATTCGTGCCAGACTTGAGTGCACTCCGCCTGCAGGTGCTGGACTTGTCAGTGAACAACCTCACTGGTGAGATCCCTGTCGCATTGGTGAAGAAGTTGGTGTCCATGGAGCGCTTCAACTTCTCGTACAACAACCTCACCGTTTGCGCCTCGGAGCTCTCTCCCGAGGCGTTTGCGGCTGCCTTTGCTAGGTCCAGGAATGATTGCCCAATTGCTGTCAATCCGGACCGTATCCAGAGAAGTGGGGGCAAACGCAAGGGGATGAAGTTGGCGTTGGCCATTGTGCTCTCGCTCTTCTTCTCAGTTTTTGGGCTTCTTTGCGTGGCGGTTGCATGTCGGAGGCGGAGGAAGAGGGGTGATGTATTGCCTGCTGTCAAGCAGGTTTCGTTCAAGGAGGAGCCAGGGATTTCAGGCCCATTTGCATTCCAGACTGACTCAACAACATGGGTTGCTGATGTGAAGGTTGCAACATCTGTCCCGGTTGTCATCTTTGAGAAGCCCTTGCTGAGTTTCACATTCGCTGATCTCTTGGCAGCGACATCAAATTTTGATAGGGGAACTCTGCTGGCAGAGGGGAGATTTGGGCCGGTGTATCGGGGTTTTCTCCCTGGTGGAATTCAGGTTGCTGTGAAGGTGTTGGTCCATGGTTCAGCAATGGCTGACCAAGATGCTGCAAGAGAGCTTGAGCGTCTGGGACGGATCAAACATTCTAATTTGGTTCCTTTAACCGGTTACTGTTTAGCGGGTGATCAGAGAATCGCCATCTATGAGTACATGGAGAATGGCAATTTGCACAACTTACTTCATGACTTGCCTCTAGGAGTTCAAACCACTGAGGATTGGAGTACCGACACATGGGAAGACCACAATGGCAATGTTGCCACTGAAAACATCACACCGGAGGGTACTGCGACATGGATGTTCCGGCACAAGATTGCGTTAGGCGCCGCGAGGGCACTGGCATTCCTCCACCATGGTTGCATCCCGCAGATCGTTCACCGCGACGTGAAGGCAAGCAGCATCTATTTCGACTGTGCAATGGAGCCTAGGCTGTCCGATTTTGGGCTGTCGATGATCGCCGGGACCAGCACGGACGACAACCTGCTGCACCATTCCCCCGGCTACGCCCCGCCGGAGTTCTCCGACTCGGAGAACGCCATGGCGACGGCCAAGTCCGACGTCTACAGTTTCGGTGTCGTGCTGTTTGAGCTGGTCACCGGCAAGAAGCCGCTGGGTGATGTGTACCCTGACCAGAAGGAAGCCAGCCTGGTGAACTGGGCCAGGGCAATGGTGAAGGCGAACCTCGGATCGAGCATCATCGATCCGAAGATCCGCGACACCGGGCTGGAGAGGCAGATGGAGGAGGCGCTGAGGATCGCCTACCTCTGCACTGCCGAGCTGCCATCCAAGAGGCCAGCCATGCAGCAGATCGTTGGCCTGCTCAAGGACATTGAGCCCAAGGTAGCCGAGCAGGAATGA